CGCTGGCCAGTGGCTGCACAAGTCCTAAATCCTGACCATTACAAGCTCCATGCTTCTGTCTCCCTCAAACATCTGTTCTGAAACCCTAGCTCCCAATGGGATGCTATTAGGAgctgggcctttgggaggtgattagggttagaggaggtcatgagggtggggcccttgTGATGGGATTAGAGCCCTTACAGGGAGGGACACAGCTGAGCTTGTCTCTTTCCCCCTTCTCTCCATCATGTAGACAGCGAGAAGgcggctgtctgcaagccaggaagagagccctcatctGAACCCGGCCAGTagcttcatcttggacttcccagcctccagaaccatgagaaagaaatgtcagggctggatgcagtgactcatactTGTCATCTAGCATTTGGagaggtgaaggtgggaggattgcttaagcctaggagttcaagaccagcctgggaaacatagcaagaccttgtctacaaaaattcaaaaagttactgggcgcagtggctcatgcctgtaatcccagcactttgggagtccgcggcgagtggatcacctgaggtcgggagttcaagaccagcctggccaacatggtaaaatcccatctctactaaaaataacaaaattagttgaagatggtggtgtacacctgtacactacttgggaggctgaggcagggaatcacttgagcctgggaggcggaggttgcagtgagccaagattatgccactgcattccagcctaggtgacaagagcaagactctgtctcaaaatgaataaatacaaaagctagcccagcgtggtggtacacacttgtcaCAGCTACATTAGAGGCTGAGGAAgcaggaccacttgagcccaggaggtcgaggctgcagtgagctgtgtttgcaccactgcgctccagccctggcgacagagtgagacactatctcaaaaaagaaaaaaaaaaaaaaaaaggctgttatttaagccactcaCAGTCtgtgggatttttcttttcttttgagataagagtgttgctctgtggcccaggctggagtgcagtggtgcgatcttgacttactgcaacctccgcctcccaggctcaagtgatcttcccacctcagtctctggtacaggtgtgcgccaccacgcccagctaatttttgtatttttagtagagaccgggtcttgctatgttgcccaggctggtcttaaactcctgggctcaagtgatccacccaccttggcctcccaaaatgctgggattccaggcgtgagccaccgtgcccagccaccctGTCTCTTAGAGGAACCCATGTGACTGGATGCAGAGCCTATCTGGACAATCCAGGGTGATCGCTGGAGCTCCTTCATTTAATTGCATCTGcaaaggctgggtgcaatggctcacgcctatattctcagcgctgtgggaggctgaggtgggtggatcgcttgaggtcaggagttcaagaccagcctggccaacatggtgaaacccactctctactaaaaatacaaaaattagccaggtgtggtggcgggcacctataatcccagctactggggaggctgaggcacaagaatcgcttgaatctgggaggtggaggttgcagtgagctgagatcacactactgcactccagactgggtgacagagcaagactccatctcaaaaaataacaacaaaatccttTCTACAAAGATCCTTTTTCAAAGTAACATCACTTTCACAGGTATCAGGGGTCAGCAGCTGAATGTGTTTTGGGGGCTGGCTGCCATCCAACACGGTAGAGATGACAGTGATTCTAAGTGCTTGTGTCTGTGCAGGGGGTGAGAGGGCAGGACTCAGGAAGTGGCTGCTTTGCCGTCTCTGATTTCAGATTCCTCTGTGAGGCCTTCCTGCGGGGCGAGACTTTCTGGAACAAGTTCCATCTCCTCTAGAGACAGCAGGGGAGCTTTTGTTTGATGGTTTGTGTGACAGACTGTCAGGTGGCTACTTCGCATCTGTCACTTGGGCCCCTCACGGTTACTGGGCTGGGGTGGAGGCCGCCGCGGGAGCTCCACCGGGGAGCGGTCATTAACTCCGAGAGGCGCGTCCTTCCCCAAACCCAGCTCTGCAAAGTCTGCGTTTCTCCCATTTGCAACATGGTGGCCGGAGCGGGCCTGACCGTAGGGTCCCTGGGGAGTCCATGGAAGCTGCTCCTGCCCGCAGGACCAGTAGGTAGATGCCGAGTCTCCCGTCGCAGAAAGAAGAGAGCCCACAAGAAGTGCGATCACAGTTTATTTCTGATGAGGCTGGGTCTAGGGCAGGGCGGGGGGCGGGTGTGGGGCGTGTGGGCGGGGCTAGAACTCCACCTTGCAGGCGGGGAAGGCGTCGTCCTGCATGGACACCATGCTGTTGCTGCCCAGGACTGTGATGCCCAGCGCCTGGTGCCGCGCGTGCGTCTCTGTGTACCACGTGTGCATGGCCGCCGAGTCGAAGGTGGGGATCAGGGTCACCTGTAGGCGGGGGCACGGAGGCAGAGGGTGAAACACCAGTGAGAGGGGTACCCCCTGCCCTGATGGCCCGGGGCCCGAGTCGCCTTCCTTTCCTGGCGTTCGAGgcctttccaggtcttttccaGATCTTGTTTGCTCCAATGAGTGGTCGGCCTGTCTGTGAGGACCCCGCTCCTCCCAACCGGCACCCAAAGAACCTTCTCAGCACACAGGAGACAAGCCCCTCCGCTGCAAGGCCTCCCTCGCCGAGCTCTCTCTGCACTCACTTGGGTCTCCCCTGCTCCTCGAACACGCCAACCTCTTTCCTACCTCTGGGCCTTTGCCCGGGCCGTGCGCCCTACAAAGACGCTCTTTGGAAGCCAGACTAGCAGCTGCGTGAGGGCAGGGGCCGCGGAGTGAGATGGTCCTCCCTCTGCCCACACGTGCCTCGCCCTGCAGTGCTTGTTTTCCATCACTCAGCTTCATGCAGTCATGGGGGTGGGTTCTCAGCCGCACAGACACCGCACGGCCCACCTACTCCATCCCAGCTAAGTCTCACAAGGGAACAACGGCTAAGTGACAAAGTGTCTGGGGAAGGAAGAGAACCAGGAGGATTCACGAGGCCCTGCGTCTCCCCCAGGCTCCCAGCACAGCCGACGAGGACGGTGGTGTGACAGAATCAGAGTCTGAAGGGGTCCCTAAAGGCTGAGCGTGTAAGACTCCCACGTCTGCCCCCAGCCCTGTGTGGCCTGGGGGATGCAGCTTAGGCTCTGAGAGTCGAGGGTGGTTTTCCCCACCTGTGCTGACTACGCTTACTCACGCCAGAGTCCCCGGGTTGACACGCACCTGCAGGTCACGGTCCCACTGCTGCTTGCTGGCCAGCAGCGCATCCAGGACGGCCCGCATGCCCTCCTCCTTGCGCTGGTCCTGGCCGCTGATGACGTAGCAGAGCGCACGCACGCGCTGGAAGAACTCCTCGTCCACCAGGTGGGCGCTGCTTCCGCTGGGCAGGTAGGCCAGGTCCAGGTAGACCGGGGACTTGGTGGGGGCGGCCAATGGCCCGGGCCGGCTGCTGGCTGACCCTGAGGACAGGGAGATGAGGAGTCAGGAATGAGCTCCGGGCTGGGGAGGCGCTGAGGCTCCCAGTTGCACCCGCACCGCTCCGAGCAGCTCCCTCCTCAGCAGGAGGCCTGATCGCAGAATTTCCTGGGGGGCCGTGGCGCTCTCATGACTCCAGTGaatcttattttaagaaaggGGGGTCTCGCCATGCTGCctaggctcatctcaaactcccggggctcaagtgatcctcctgcctcagccttttaagtagctggagctacaggtgcctgtcaccatgccttgGCTCCAGTGACACTTTACTCACTCTGCAAATACCACCGGCCACCCCTCTGTGACAAGGGCCAGACTCATCCCCAGCCAGTCCCTGGACACAGACATCCCCAGGGTCAGGGGTGGGTGGCAATCAGGGAATGCTCCCTGGAAGAGGGTTTAAGAGTCTGAGCCCTGAAAGCAGCCAGTGCCTGGACCACTCTGCTACTTCTGCGGCATCTGTCTGGTTCACTTGCTCAAGGGGTGTTTATCAACACCTCCTGGGCACCAGGCCCTAGAACATGGCTGTGAGCAAGACAGAATCCCTGCCCCATGGGTGATGGGGAGCCAGAGTGGGTGCAGAGGGCCTTGAGAGGTGGGCCCGGGAGCAGCACGGGGGTACTGGATGGGATGAGACAGCAGCTCCAGCGGCCTGGTCCAACCCTGACCTTAGGGCCAAAGGGGACTGAAAGGAAGCAGCCGGGTCTCGGGCACAAGAAGCCTACCTGACCCTACACCTTACAATCACAGCTGCTGTCCAGCTCCGGGGGTTAGAGTACTAACCCGCTTTTCATTTGAGGGTACTGGTGTACTCAGGTTTGTACGCCAATGAATACGTACCCTCAAAGGAAATGGACACATTCCTAGAAACGCTAAGACTACCAAGACACAATcacgaagaaaaagaaaatcagcatacGTCTGTACCTAGCAAGGAGAACGAATTTAcaacctcccaacaaagaaaagccctgcGGAACTCCACCAAACACTTAAAGACCTAACATCAGcctttctcaaacttttccaaagaactgaagaggaaggaacacttcctagctcattttatgaggccagaattgtcttgataccaaagccagacataCAACATTTAATTCTACAAGAAAATGGCAGTTCAACAGCCTTTATGaacaataatgtaaaaaaaaaatcaacaaagtatTAACAAACCTaattcagcagcatattaaaaggattacaTACCCTAAGTCAGACTTATttctggaatgcaaggatggttcaacatatgaaacgAAAAAATCAGTGTTATTATTAACACATCACAGTAACAGAGTAAGGAGTGGGGAACCAcctgatcatctcaattgatggaGAAACAACGCTACAACACTTAACAAAATTCAATACCCTTTGCATggtaaaaacactcaacaaagtaGGAAGAGAAGAACAATATTAACATAACAAAGGCCACATATGAAAACGCGAAGTAAACATCATATTCAATAGTGAAAGacaaagcttttcctctaagatcaggaagaaACAAGACATGgatgcctacttttttttttttttttttttttgagcagtcttgctctgttgcctggctggagtgcagtggcatgatctcggctcactgcaaccttcccctccagggttcaagtgattctcctgcctcagcctcctgagtagctgggactacaggcatgcgctcagctaatttcttttttttttttcctgtatttttagtagagacggggtttccctatgttggccaggatggtctcaatctcttgacctcgtgatccacctgcctcagcctcccaaagtgctgggattacagacgtgtgccactgcacctggccggatGCCTACTTTcattacttctattcaacatagtagtgAAAGTTATAGCAACAGTAACtagacaaggaaaagaaattaaaggcatccaaactggaaaagaagTGAAATTCTCTGTTCGTAGATGATGTTACCTCATAGGTGGAAAACCCTATAGATTCTGTCAAAATAGAGAGAgcgaggaggaaaaaaaaaaaatatatatatatacatatatacacacacacacacacacacacacacacacatacatatgtgctgttaaaattaataaatggactgggcatggtggctcacacctgtaatctcggcactttgggaggttgaggtgggtgggatcacttgaggttaggagttcaagaacagcctagccaacatgacaaaaccccatttctactaaaaatacaaaaattagctgggcgtggtggcacatgcctgtaatcccagctatttgggaggccgaggcagaattgcttgaacccaggagacggaggttggagtgagctgagattacaccactgcactccagcctgggcaacagagtaagactccatctcaaaaagacagacaaacaaaaactaataaatgaattcagcaaagaagCAAGATACAAAGTCCACACACAAAACGCAGTTGCATTTCCATACACGaacaatgaacaatctaaaaaggaaatgtaaaagtcatgaaatggaagaatcaagattcacatttcctgatttcaaaacttactacaaaggtacagtaatcaaaacagtgtggtactggcataaagagaTACACAGACTaacagaatagaatagagaggcccagaaataaatcctcacATGTATGGTTAAATCATTTTCAACAAGGACTTCAAACCATTCATTGGGGAGAGGACAGTTTTTCAACCAATGCTGCTGGGAAAGCTGGGCCTGCACATGCAAGAGAATGACACTGGATCATTCCACCACATACAAACATTATCTCCACATAGGTCAGGGGCCTGAATGTGAAAGGGAAAACGgcaaaactcctagaagaaaacatggggtaGAAGCTTCTCAGTGCTGGACTTGACCAGGTGCAGCgcctcacgcctgtcatcccagcactttgggaggctgaggcgggcagatcacttgaggtcaggagttcgaaaccagcctggccaacatggtgaaaccccgtctctactaaaaataccaaagaattagccaggtgtggtggtgggtgcctgtaatggtagctactcaggaacctgggggtggaggttgaagtgggtcAAGATCGTGCCCCCatacgccagcctgggcgacagagtgagactccatcttaaaacaaaacaaacaaacaaacagaaaatgggaTGTGGCAATCATCACTGGGTCTGACATCAAAAGTGGagacaacaaaagaaacataGAGACACAATGGACTTCGTATTTACGACTTTTGTGCGTCAAAGGGCAGGATCAACAGAAGAAAAAGGCAACTCGGAATGGGAGGAAACATCTGCAAGCCATTTATCTGCTAAAGGATTACCAGAATGATTTACAAAACTCaacagaaaacaacccaatttaaaaatgatggGCAAAgggggctaggcgtggtggcacatgcctgtaatctcagcactttgggaggccaaggcgagaggatcacttgaggctgggagttcaaggtcagcctgggcaacatagtgagactccatctctacaaaaaaactacaaaaattagccagacacgatggcatgcacctgtaatcccagccacttgggaggccgaggtgggaggattgcctgaatccaggaagtggaggctatagtgagcagtttgcaccacactccagcctgagtgacagagcaagaccctgtctctaaaaaatcaaatttaaaattgaGCAAAGGACtcaaatatttctccaaagatgaatgTCCAATAAGCCTATGAAAAgattctcagcatcactaatcattagggaaatagaAACTGAAACTACAATGTGATCCCACCTCACACCCTTTAGATTGGTGAGTGGCAAGCGGCTGCTGTGGAAGAGTCTGGCAGTTCATCCAGAATTAAAGACCAAGCCCGGGCGTGGCAGCTCgagcctacaatcccagcactctgggaggctgaggccaaaggatcacttgaactcaggagttcctcaccagccccagccacacagtgagaccccggTGCCACGCAAAATTTTTAcaactagctgggcgtgatggtgtgtgtctgtggtcctgGCTGTTcaggaggtgggagggttgcttggttccagctgtttgggaggtcgaggctgcagtgagccctgtttgcgccactgcactccagcctggatgacagattgagaccccgtctcaggaaaaaaaaaaaaaaaaaaagaaagaaaaaaaagcacagcaGCAGGCCAGAGTCCCTCCCCTTGGCAAGGTCTGCTTAAAATGTGAGCCTTTAGCTGGTGTCTGGAAATCTGGATCTCAGGAGGAGGGTTCCCACCATTCCGTCTGAGAGGGGCTCCCTGTGCCTGGACTGGACCACACACCTCATCTCCTCTTTTGGGGGGGGGTCTAGAATCTCTGTGCCAGGCAGAGGATGCCTACGTTACTGGCCCAATAAGAACCTGGGCATGCTGAGTCTCTCATTGGCGTCCATGAGACACACTGTTACAACTTGCTACTGCAGAAATGGAGCCTGTGGTATGCAGCCCCACTGGGAGAGGATTCTGGAAGCTTCTGCCGTGTCTCCTTTGGCCTTCACCCTACACgccttttctctttgctgattTTGCTCTGCTGTGAGTACCACCGTAGGCTACGTCCTCCTAACCAATCGGTTACATCCAATGTACTATTTAAAGTTTCAACTCTTTCATTTTACTCACTGTGGCTTCTAGAAACCCACAACTAGCACACATGCTCACCTGGCTTCCACCCAGGGTGCTGTCCAGGCACCTCAGAATGGCAAGTGGTTCAACACTGAGGTCAGTTTGCATTTCACAGGAGAAACTGAGCCCCAGTTTCTCCTGTGTGGGCActgctgaggtcacacagcaattaAGAACAGGACGacgtggctgggcgcagtggctcacacctgtcatcccaacactttgggaggccgaggtgggtgggtcacctgagatcaggagttcgagacctgcctggccaacatggtgaaaccctgtgtctattaaaaatacaaaaattagctgggtgtggtggtgggcacctgtaatatcagttacttgggaggctgaggcaggagaatctcttgaacccgggaggcggaggttgcagtgagccaagattgcaccattgcactccagcgagGGCAGCAACAGTGgaactctctttaaaaaaaaaaaaaaacaaggccgggcgcggtggctcaagcctgtaatcccagcactttgggaggccgaggcgggtggatcacgaggtcaagagatcgagaccagcctggtcaacatggtgaaaccccgtctctactaaaaatagaaaaaattagctgggcatggtggcgcgtgcctgtaatcccagctactcaggaggctgaggcaggagaattgcctgaacccagggggcggaggttgcggtgagccgagatcgtgccattgcactccaacctgggtaacaagagcgaaactccgtctctctcacacacacacacacaaaaccaggAGGactggcagggcacggtggctcatgatggggatcccagcactttgggagagtgaggtgggtaGATAGTTTGAGGCCACACAGCTCCAGGCTGGGCGTGgccatcagcctgggcaacacagtgagaccctatctgtaccaaaaatgtgaaaattaggcaggtgtggtggtcgTGCCTGCTGTCCCAGTTActggagagactgaggtgggagtggCTTGAGCCACAGAgattggggctgcagtgagctgtgattgcaccactgcactccagccgggcagaCAGTGAgaccatctcttttaaaaaacaattaagaaCAGGAGGATGAGCTATGccctctccagcctgagcagctgCCAACCCAGCCTAAGGCCCCAGCTCCAGTACTCACCCGATGGGCCTCGAGTGGCAGTCCTGGGGGCTGAGGACTTTCTGGACAGGGGTGCCCGGCCTCCCTTCTCACCGGGCTCACTCCGGGCACTGAGTGGCCGGCTGGCCCGGTCCCCACCAGCAAGCCCCTTGGTTTTGGCAGCAGCCACTGGAGTGGCTTTGGGGGTGGCAGCGCGTGAGGTGGGGCGCGTCAGCGGCTTCCGGGTGCGGCCCACGTTCTCCGTCTGCCTCGCTGTCTTGGGGGGCAGCATCTCCGGGTCCACCATGCAGATGCTGGATGGGTCAGGCAGTGGTGGGGGGACCTTGAGGGGGTCAGGCAAAGGGTCGTGGCGAGGGACTCCGAAggcctctgtgtcctcatctgaGTCTGCGGCGCCGGGAGCCAGGGGCACGGGGTCCGAGTCAGACAGCGTGGGCAGGGACTCGCTGACTGATGTGGGTGGCGTCTCCTCGGCCCCCAGCCCACCTGCCCGCTCCTGTGACCGGGCGCTGCTGTCGTTGGAGCTGCCGGGGGACGCAGGTGCTGGCGCCATGGGCACCGCCTTCCGATGCTCAAACTCACAGGGTGACACCAGGCACAGGTCCACATCGTGTGGGGAGGCCGAGCGCCGAGCCCGGGGGCCACGCAGCGGGAGGCTCAGCCCAGCCTCACTGGCGGGGGCGGATGGCGGCAGCACCTGCTCAAAGGACACAGACAGGGACTCGTCCACTTCCGTGGAGTGCGGGGAGCCCACCTCTGCAGGCAGCGAGGGCGTGGTCAACGTGGGCGTGGTCACCGTGGGGGAGGCGTCAGGCCCGGCCTCCCCGCCCCGCAGTGGGCTCAGTGACAGCCGCCCGCTGCCCTCCGCGGGGCTCTGGCGAGACTCAGGGGAGGGTGTGCGTGGCCTTGGGATCGAGCTGGCGGCCAGTGGCAGCTCGAGCGCCTTCTCTTCCCCAGCTGGGCTGGGCCCCAGCTCCAGGCTGGGCGTAGCCACCAGCTGGGAGGCCGGGGAGCCACTGGCCACATTTGGGGGGTTGGCCTCTCCACATCGGAGGCCGGGCGGGCTACGAGGTCCATTTGCCACCGGCGGGAAGCCAGAGTGGGATGTGCTGGGCGCTGTGCTGGGTGCTTTGCGGGGCTTGGGTGCTGCCTGGGAACCAGTCttcttgaggctgggcacagaagAGGTCGTACGGCGCACCTCCCGAGGCTGGGGCCGGGGCACGCTCGGCTTGGGATCCTTCTTCACCTCCCGGGAGGCCCTGGCTTCCTTCTCAGTCTTGCGCAGGGCTTCAGCCCGTGCCGGCTCCTTCCGGACCACCCCAGGGCGCTCTAGGCCAGGTCTAGGGTGGGCGGCAGGCATGCCCTCTCTCTTCGAGCTGTCCCGGGAACCCACGCTCTCTTTGCTCTCAGCTCGCCGCAGCCCCTCCAGGTCCTGGGGTGTCACCACAGGCTCTCGCAGGAACTTCAAGTGCTGCAGGCGAACGAGGCCGTCCAGGAGGCAGGCAGGCGGGGTGCAGCCGGGGAACAGCACGCGCACCACCTTCTCGCCGGGGCCCGCAGGGTGCCACACCAGCAGGGCGCACACGGAGGCCAGCGTGCGCTCGGCGCCAGTGGAGGGCGGGTGCAGCACGTACATGTCCAGCCGGCCCACGCCCATCTTCTCAAAGAGCACGGTTGGCTTGGCCGGCACAGGGCCGCGGCTGAGGGGCAGAGGTGTGATGCCCAGCTGTGCCAGGAGGCTCAGTGCCAGCTCCGCCTCGTCCTCGCCGCGCGCCAGCCGCGAGGCGGCCTCGCAGGCGTTGAAGAACACCACCCCCAGGTTGGGGGAGATGAGCCTGCGCAGCCTGTCGTCCCAGGAGCCCCCACCAGCAGCCACCTCGGAGCGCTCGGCCAGTTTGCGCCGCAGCAGGCTGTTGAGGCCGGGGAGGCTGTCGGCGCCCGGGTGGGTCACCAGCACGGCATCCACTCGGTCCAGGTGCCGCACCAGCTTCCAGAAGCTGGACTTGGGGTTCGAGCCACCGTTGACCAGCACGGTGAAGCCATTGACTGCAAAGAAGGCGGCGTCCCCGAGGCCTCCGGGGAAGACGTAGCAGCAGGGCCGGCCCAGCCTGAGGAAACCCCCGGTGGTGGGGGGCTCCAGCAGCTCGAAGGGGGACGGCGGCTCCAGAGACTCTGCCACGTACTCCAGGAACTCACACAGGCCCTCA
This genomic interval from Saimiri boliviensis isolate mSaiBol1 chromosome 14, mSaiBol1.pri, whole genome shotgun sequence contains the following:
- the MAP1S gene encoding microtubule-associated protein 1S translates to MAAVAGPGDAAAPSSLLLVVGSEFGCPGLLTYVLEELERGIRSWDVDPAICNLDEQLKVFVSRHSATFSSIVKGQRSLHHRGDTLETLVLLNPSDKSLCDELRNLLLDPASHKLLVLAGPCLEETGELLLQTGGFSPHHFLQVLKDREIWDILATTPPPARPPVLTITCPTFGDWAQLAPAVPDLQGALQLRLNPPAHLPNSEGLCEFLEYVAESLEPPSPFELLEPPTTGGFLRLGRPCCYVFPGGLGDAAFFAVNGFTVLVNGGSNPKSSFWKLVRHLDRVDAVLVTHPGADSLPGLNSLLRRKLAERSEVAAGGGSWDDRLRRLISPNLGVVFFNACEAASRLARGEDEAELALSLLAQLGITPLPLSRGPVPAKPTVLFEKMGVGRLDMYVLHPPSTGAERTLASVCALLVWHPAGPGEKVVRVLFPGCTPPACLLDGLVRLQHLKFLREPVVTPQDLEGLRRAESKESVGSRDSSKREGMPAAHPRPGLERPGVVRKEPARAEALRKTEKEARASREVKKDPKPSVPRPQPREVRRTTSSVPSLKKTGSQAAPKPRKAPSTAPSTSHSGFPPVANGPRSPPGLRCGEANPPNVASGSPASQLVATPSLELGPSPAGEEKALELPLAASSIPRPRTPSPESRQSPAEGSGRLSLSPLRGGEAGPDASPTVTTPTLTTPSLPAEVGSPHSTEVDESLSVSFEQVLPPSAPASEAGLSLPLRGPRARRSASPHDVDLCLVSPCEFEHRKAVPMAPAPASPGSSNDSSARSQERAGGLGAEETPPTSVSESLPTLSDSDPVPLAPGAADSDEDTEAFGVPRHDPLPDPLKVPPPLPDPSSICMVDPEMLPPKTARQTENVGRTRKPLTRPTSRAATPKATPVAAAKTKGLAGGDRASRPLSARSEPGEKGGRAPLSRKSSAPRTATRGPSGSASSRPGPLAAPTKSPVYLDLAYLPSGSSAHLVDEEFFQRVRALCYVISGQDQRKEEGMRAVLDALLASKQQWDRDLQVTLIPTFDSAAMHTWYTETHARHQALGITVLGSNSMVSMQDDAFPACKVEF